From Astyanax mexicanus isolate ESR-SI-001 chromosome 13, AstMex3_surface, whole genome shotgun sequence, the proteins below share one genomic window:
- the birc5b gene encoding baculoviral IAP repeat-containing protein 5b, with the protein MSDPGIIASRFLCFDQMYSFERRLQTFSDWPFREDCQCTPEQMAKAGFVHCPSENEPDVVCCFYCLKELEGWEPEDVPWSEHARRSPDCAFLQMKTWKELTAIEFFHLEHGRIRNYIRKMGHMKIACFRDEVENINKYLKTLFDIAS; encoded by the exons ATGTCTGATCCAGGAATAATTGCCAGTCGATTCCTCTGTTTTGATCAGATGTACAGCTTTGAGAGGCGCCTGCAGACCTTCTCAGACTGGCCTTTCCGTGAGGACTGCCAGTGCACACCTGAGCAG ATGGCCAAAGCAGGTTTTGTCCACTGTCCCAGCGAGAATGAGCCTGATGTGGTCTGCTGTTTCTACTGCCTCAAAGAGCTGGAGGGCTGGGAGCCTGAAGATGTCCCCTG GTCTGAGCATGCCAGACGTTCTCCAGACTGTGCCTTCCTTCAGATGAAGACCTGGAAGGAGCTCACGGCTATTGAGTTCTTTCATCTGGAGCACGGCAGGATCCGCAACTATATA AGGAAAATGGGACATATGAAGATTGCATGTTTCCGTGATGAAGTGGAAAATATCAACAAATACCTGAAGACTCTTTTTGACATTGCATCTTAA